A single genomic interval of Phocoena sinus isolate mPhoSin1 chromosome 15, mPhoSin1.pri, whole genome shotgun sequence harbors:
- the RAB40C gene encoding ras-related protein Rab-40C isoform X3: protein MQTTWSSKFLIGIDYKTTTILLDGRRVKLELWDTSGQGRFCTIFRSYSRGAQGILLVYDITNRWSFDGIDRWIKEIDEHAPGVPRILVGNRLHLAFKRQVPTEQARAYAEKNCMTFFEVSPLCNFNVIESFTELSRIVLMRHGMEKIWRPNRVFSLQDLCCRAIVSCTPVHLIDKLPLPVTIKSHLKSFSMANGMNAVMMHGRSYSLATGAGGGGSKGNSLKRSKSIRPPQSPPQNCSRSNCKIS, encoded by the exons GGATCGACTACAAGACTACCACCATTCTGCTGGACGGCCGGCGGGTCAAGCTGGAACTCTG GGACACATCGGGCCAGGGCAGGTTCTGCACCATCTTCAGGTCCTACTCCAGGGGCGCACAG GGGATCCTTCTGGTGTATGACATCACCAACCGCTGGTCCTTCGACGGCATTGACCGGTGGATCAAGGAGATCGATGAG CACGCACCTGGGGTCCCCCGGATCCTGGTTGGGAACCGGCTGCACCTGGCCTTCAAGCGGCAAGTCCCGACAGAGCAGGCGCGTGCCTACGCGGAGAAGAACTGCATGACCTTCTTCGAGGTCAGCCCACTGTGCAACTTCAATGTCATCGAGTCCTTCACTGAGCTGTCCCGCATCGTGCTTATGCGGCACGGCATGGAGAAGATCTGGAGGCCCAACCGAG TGTTCAGTCTGCAGGACCTCTGCTGCCGGGCCATCGTTTCCTGCACCCCCGTGCACCTCATCGACAAGCTCCCGCTTCCTGTCACCATCAAGAGCCACCTCAAGTCTTTCTCGATGGCCAATGGCATGAACGCTGTTATGATGCACGGGCGCTCCTACTCACTGGCTACTGGAGCAGGGGGCGGTGGCAGCAAGGGCAACAGCCTCAAGCGGTCCAAGTCCATCCGACCACCCCAGAGCCCACCCCAGAACTGCTCGCGGAGCAACTGCAAGATCTCCTAG
- the RAB40C gene encoding ras-related protein Rab-40C isoform X2: MTWASGTAVCQTGIDYKTTTILLDGRRVKLELWDTSGQGRFCTIFRSYSRGAQGILLVYDITNRWSFDGIDRWIKEIDEHAPGVPRILVGNRLHLAFKRQVPTEQARAYAEKNCMTFFEVSPLCNFNVIESFTELSRIVLMRHGMEKIWRPNRVFSLQDLCCRAIVSCTPVHLIDKLPLPVTIKSHLKSFSMANGMNAVMMHGRSYSLATGAGGGGSKGNSLKRSKSIRPPQSPPQNCSRSNCKIS; the protein is encoded by the exons ATGACCTGGGCCAGCGGGACGGCCGTCTGCCAGACCG GGATCGACTACAAGACTACCACCATTCTGCTGGACGGCCGGCGGGTCAAGCTGGAACTCTG GGACACATCGGGCCAGGGCAGGTTCTGCACCATCTTCAGGTCCTACTCCAGGGGCGCACAG GGGATCCTTCTGGTGTATGACATCACCAACCGCTGGTCCTTCGACGGCATTGACCGGTGGATCAAGGAGATCGATGAG CACGCACCTGGGGTCCCCCGGATCCTGGTTGGGAACCGGCTGCACCTGGCCTTCAAGCGGCAAGTCCCGACAGAGCAGGCGCGTGCCTACGCGGAGAAGAACTGCATGACCTTCTTCGAGGTCAGCCCACTGTGCAACTTCAATGTCATCGAGTCCTTCACTGAGCTGTCCCGCATCGTGCTTATGCGGCACGGCATGGAGAAGATCTGGAGGCCCAACCGAG TGTTCAGTCTGCAGGACCTCTGCTGCCGGGCCATCGTTTCCTGCACCCCCGTGCACCTCATCGACAAGCTCCCGCTTCCTGTCACCATCAAGAGCCACCTCAAGTCTTTCTCGATGGCCAATGGCATGAACGCTGTTATGATGCACGGGCGCTCCTACTCACTGGCTACTGGAGCAGGGGGCGGTGGCAGCAAGGGCAACAGCCTCAAGCGGTCCAAGTCCATCCGACCACCCCAGAGCCCACCCCAGAACTGCTCGCGGAGCAACTGCAAGATCTCCTAG